A single genomic interval of Psychroserpens sp. NJDZ02 harbors:
- the cysS gene encoding cysteine--tRNA ligase — protein sequence MELYKHQNIKIYNSLTGEKENFKSINEGYIGMYVCGPTVYSNVHLGNVRTFMSFDVIFRYLKHLGYKVRYVRNITDAGHLENDADEGEDKITKKARLEEIEPMEVVQRYTVDFHNILNTFNFLPPSIEPTATGHIIEQIELIKTIIDNGFGYEVNGSVYFDVHKYNKTNNYGILSKRKLEDLIHNTRALDGQSDKKNPQDFALWKKAEPTHIMRWPSPWSDGFPGWHLECTAMSTKYLGDHFDIHGGGMDLKFPHHECEIAQNQAALGKSPVNYWMHANMLELNGQRMSKSTGNTVNPDELLSGNNTFFSKAYTPSVIRFFVAQSSYRSILDLTDDGLLASEKGYNRLMEGVSQLDHLKISKTSTVNIDAWKQKCYDAMNDDFNTPIAIANLFEGVKYINQIKEGTETISEKDLDTFKTTVNAFVFDILGLKNDKAAVGAGTDKLSGAVQLLIKLRQEARINKDFALSDQIRDELAEAGIQLNDGREGTTFSTN from the coding sequence ATGGAACTTTACAAGCATCAAAACATAAAAATATACAACTCTTTAACAGGAGAAAAAGAGAACTTTAAATCTATTAACGAAGGTTATATTGGCATGTATGTTTGTGGACCAACCGTTTACAGTAACGTCCATTTAGGAAACGTTAGGACATTTATGTCTTTTGATGTGATATTTAGATATCTTAAACATCTAGGTTATAAAGTCCGTTATGTCAGAAACATTACAGATGCAGGACATTTAGAGAACGATGCCGATGAAGGTGAAGACAAAATCACTAAAAAAGCAAGGTTAGAAGAGATTGAACCTATGGAAGTTGTACAACGTTACACTGTAGATTTCCATAATATATTAAATACATTCAATTTTTTACCACCAAGTATAGAGCCTACAGCAACGGGACATATTATCGAGCAGATAGAGTTAATTAAAACCATTATTGACAATGGATTTGGTTACGAGGTCAATGGCTCGGTATATTTTGACGTTCATAAATATAACAAAACTAACAATTACGGCATTTTAAGCAAACGTAAGTTAGAAGATTTAATACATAATACAAGAGCACTAGACGGCCAATCTGACAAGAAAAACCCACAAGATTTTGCCCTTTGGAAAAAAGCCGAACCAACACACATCATGCGCTGGCCCTCTCCTTGGAGTGATGGTTTCCCTGGATGGCATTTAGAATGTACTGCTATGAGTACTAAATATCTTGGCGATCATTTTGATATCCATGGTGGCGGAATGGATTTAAAATTCCCACATCACGAGTGCGAAATTGCTCAAAACCAAGCTGCATTAGGCAAATCTCCAGTAAACTATTGGATGCACGCTAACATGTTAGAGCTTAACGGCCAACGCATGTCTAAATCTACAGGTAACACTGTAAATCCAGACGAGTTATTATCCGGTAATAACACCTTTTTTAGTAAAGCCTATACACCAAGTGTTATCAGATTTTTTGTGGCACAATCCTCTTATCGCAGTATTTTGGACCTTACGGATGATGGGCTATTAGCCAGCGAAAAAGGGTATAATCGTTTAATGGAAGGCGTCAGCCAATTAGATCATTTAAAAATATCTAAAACATCTACAGTAAACATTGACGCTTGGAAGCAAAAATGTTACGATGCCATGAATGATGATTTTAACACACCAATTGCTATTGCAAACTTATTTGAAGGAGTTAAATATATCAATCAGATAAAAGAAGGAACCGAGACTATTTCCGAAAAAGATCTAGACACTTTTAAAACAACAGTCAATGCTTTTGTTTTTGATATTTTAGGACTAAAAAATGATAAAGCAGCAGTTGGAGCTGGAACAGACAAACTATCTGGAGCCGTACAACTATTAATCAAATTGCGCCAAGAAGCTAGAATAAATAAAGACTTTGCGTTATCTGATCAAATTAGAGATGAGCTAGCAGAAGCAGGCATACAACTTAACGATGGTAGAGAAGGCACAACATTTTCTACTAATTAA
- the yidD gene encoding membrane protein insertion efficiency factor YidD — MKKILIAPFLFLIKVYQNLISPFTPATCRYQPTCSSYTKEALQKHGLLKGLKLSIKRIFSCHPWGGSGYDPVP; from the coding sequence ATGAAAAAAATACTAATTGCTCCCTTTTTATTTTTAATTAAGGTTTATCAAAACCTGATTTCCCCATTTACACCAGCCACCTGTAGATACCAACCCACTTGTTCAAGTTACACCAAGGAAGCGTTACAAAAACACGGACTACTTAAAGGATTAAAACTAAGTATCAAACGTATTTTTAGTTGTCATCCCTGGGGAGGCAGCGGTTACGACCCCGTACCGTAA
- the mdh gene encoding malate dehydrogenase, with product MKVTVVGAGAVGASCAEYIAIKNFASEVVLLDIKEGFAEGKAMDLMQTASLNGFDTKITGVTNDYSKTAGSDVCVITSGIPRKPGMTREELIGINAGIVKTVSSNLIKNSPDTIIIVVSNPMDTMTYLVHKTTGLPKERIIGMGGALDSARFKYRLAEALGAPISDVDGMVIGGHSDKGMVPLINKAVRNSVLVSEFLSEDRMEQVVQDTKVGGATLTGLLGTSAWYAPGAAVSGMVQAIACDTKKIFPCSALLEGEFGLSDLSIGVPCVLGANGIEKIVEISLTDAEKAKLVESAEGVKKTNGLLEL from the coding sequence ATGAAAGTAACAGTAGTTGGAGCAGGAGCAGTAGGTGCAAGTTGTGCAGAGTATATTGCAATTAAAAACTTTGCATCAGAAGTCGTTTTATTAGACATTAAAGAAGGTTTTGCAGAAGGTAAAGCAATGGATTTAATGCAAACAGCCTCTTTAAATGGTTTTGATACTAAAATAACAGGTGTAACTAACGATTATTCTAAAACAGCAGGATCTGATGTTTGTGTAATTACTTCAGGTATTCCACGTAAACCAGGAATGACTCGTGAAGAGTTAATTGGTATTAATGCAGGTATTGTAAAAACAGTATCGTCTAACTTAATTAAAAACTCGCCTGATACCATTATCATAGTAGTTAGTAATCCAATGGATACTATGACTTATTTAGTACACAAAACTACAGGTTTACCAAAAGAGAGAATTATAGGTATGGGTGGAGCTTTAGACTCTGCACGTTTCAAATACAGATTAGCAGAGGCTTTAGGAGCTCCTATTAGTGATGTTGACGGAATGGTAATTGGAGGTCACTCTGATAAAGGTATGGTGCCATTAATAAATAAAGCGGTAAGAAATAGTGTTTTAGTTTCAGAGTTTTTATCTGAAGACCGTATGGAACAAGTTGTGCAAGATACTAAAGTAGGTGGTGCAACACTTACAGGTTTATTAGGTACTTCTGCTTGGTATGCTCCAGGTGCAGCTGTATCAGGAATGGTACAAGCTATTGCATGTGATACCAAAAAGATTTTCCCTTGTTCAGCTTTATTAGAAGGCGAATTTGGTTTAAGTGATTTATCTATTGGAGTTCCTTGTGTATTAGGGGCAAACGGAATCGAGAAAATAGTAGAAATTAGTTTAACTGATGCTGAAAAAGCAAAATTAGTTGAATCTGCTGAAGGTGTTAAGAAAACTAATGGATTATTAGAATTATAA
- the secDF gene encoding protein translocase subunit SecDF, translating into MQNKGLVKLFAVLFGLVSIYQLSFTFKNNAIENNATELAESKIEAGATDRSAKVNDYAAKYLDTLATSKESVFLGNTYGDVKQNSMKLGLDLKGGLEAILQISVRDLLTGLSNDSKDPTFKKALDDADEIQKDSQNTYLEDFFVAFDAIKGDKKLASPDIFANRALVGEIDLNMSDSDAQAVLETKVDESIVSAFEVLRKRIDEFGVTSPNIQRLGNTGRVLLELPGVKDVARATDLIIQTAQLEFWEGLKADQFNQFLIQANDLLKTKLEAKTTSEDTTEAKELTEEEKAIAALTGEENETVNEVNPLIDLMAGPGFGATLAQFNIADKEKVESYLAMPEVKALLPSELKYTKFVFGKPTENSELVDLFVLKGNRDNEPPLNGAVVTDARQSYDQANRVVVSMQMNSKGAKIWEQMTGEAFKTQGQIAVVLDNIVYSAPSSSTGPIAGGSTEISGSFSLSEATDLANVLRAGKLPARAEIIQSSVVGPSLGQEAIDSGTMSFGIALALVLIWMAFYYGKGGLFADIAMLFNILLIFGVLSGIGAVLTLPGIAGIVLTIGMSVDANVLIFERIREELSKGKDQKAAIQDGFSNALSSILDANITTGLTALILFIFGTGPIKGFATTLLIGIGTSLFTAIFITRLLVDWYANRGGKLEFSTGLTKNLFRNINIEFLKKRKVAYIISAVAIVVSLGSLFTNGLDQGIDFVGGRTTQVRFAEPVSAVEIEGLLSAQDVFGSATVKTVGDDNNLKISTKYKINETANEVDEEVRLKIYNTLQPYLKGVSFEAFKDLSNADKQVGIMDQYKVSPSIADDIKQASFWAVLGSLIVVFLYILFRFKRWQFSLGAVAAVFHDVIIVLGVFSLTYKFMPFSMEIDQAFIAAILTVIGYSLNDTVVVFDRIREFFNEHTEWPFAKVIDSSLSSTLSRTLNTSLTTLVVLLAIFIFGGDSIRGFMFALIIGVVVGTYSSLFIATPVMYDFVKKGNAADALKKKEVVVDETVVK; encoded by the coding sequence ATGCAAAATAAAGGATTAGTAAAACTATTCGCTGTATTGTTTGGGTTGGTAAGTATTTACCAACTGTCTTTCACATTTAAAAATAATGCGATTGAAAACAATGCAACAGAATTAGCTGAAAGTAAAATTGAAGCAGGAGCAACAGACCGCTCTGCAAAAGTAAATGACTATGCTGCTAAGTATTTAGACACATTAGCAACATCAAAAGAAAGTGTTTTTCTTGGAAATACTTACGGAGATGTTAAGCAAAACTCAATGAAGTTAGGTCTTGACCTTAAAGGAGGTTTAGAAGCAATACTTCAGATCTCTGTTAGAGATTTATTAACAGGATTATCAAACGACAGTAAGGATCCTACATTTAAAAAAGCATTAGATGATGCAGACGAGATTCAGAAAGATAGTCAAAACACTTATCTAGAAGATTTCTTTGTAGCATTTGACGCTATAAAAGGAGATAAAAAATTAGCATCTCCAGATATTTTCGCAAACAGAGCATTAGTCGGAGAGATTGATCTTAACATGTCAGATAGTGACGCACAAGCAGTTTTAGAAACAAAGGTTGACGAGTCAATCGTTTCTGCTTTTGAAGTATTACGTAAGCGTATTGATGAGTTTGGTGTAACATCTCCAAACATCCAACGTTTAGGTAACACTGGACGTGTATTATTAGAATTACCAGGTGTTAAAGATGTAGCGCGTGCTACAGATCTTATTATTCAAACAGCACAATTAGAGTTTTGGGAAGGTTTAAAAGCAGATCAATTTAATCAGTTTTTAATTCAAGCAAATGACTTACTTAAAACTAAATTAGAGGCTAAAACAACTTCAGAAGATACTACTGAAGCTAAAGAATTAACTGAAGAAGAAAAAGCAATTGCAGCACTTACAGGTGAAGAAAACGAAACTGTAAACGAGGTTAACCCATTAATTGATTTAATGGCTGGACCAGGATTTGGAGCAACACTAGCACAATTTAATATAGCAGATAAAGAAAAAGTAGAAAGCTACTTAGCAATGCCAGAAGTAAAGGCATTATTACCATCAGAATTAAAATATACTAAATTTGTTTTTGGTAAACCAACAGAAAATAGTGAGTTAGTAGATCTTTTTGTTTTAAAAGGAAACAGAGACAATGAGCCACCATTAAATGGAGCAGTTGTAACAGATGCACGTCAGTCTTATGACCAAGCCAACAGAGTAGTGGTTAGTATGCAAATGAATAGTAAAGGTGCTAAGATTTGGGAGCAAATGACAGGTGAGGCTTTTAAAACGCAAGGTCAAATTGCTGTTGTTTTAGATAACATAGTATACTCTGCACCATCATCATCTACAGGACCAATTGCAGGAGGAAGTACTGAAATTTCTGGAAGCTTTAGCTTAAGTGAAGCAACAGATTTAGCTAACGTATTACGTGCAGGTAAATTACCAGCTCGTGCAGAGATTATTCAAAGTAGTGTAGTTGGACCATCTTTAGGTCAGGAAGCTATTGATAGTGGTACAATGTCTTTTGGTATTGCATTAGCATTAGTTTTAATCTGGATGGCGTTTTACTATGGTAAAGGAGGTTTATTTGCTGACATCGCTATGTTATTCAACATCTTATTAATATTTGGGGTGTTATCAGGTATTGGAGCAGTATTAACACTTCCTGGAATTGCAGGTATCGTATTAACTATTGGTATGTCTGTAGATGCAAACGTACTTATTTTTGAACGTATTAGGGAAGAGTTGTCCAAAGGTAAAGACCAAAAAGCAGCCATTCAAGACGGGTTTAGTAATGCATTGTCTTCAATTTTAGATGCCAACATTACAACAGGTTTAACAGCTTTAATCTTATTTATTTTTGGTACAGGTCCAATTAAAGGATTTGCAACTACGTTATTAATAGGTATTGGTACATCATTATTTACTGCGATTTTTATTACTAGATTATTAGTAGATTGGTATGCAAATAGAGGAGGTAAATTAGAATTCTCAACAGGATTAACTAAAAACTTATTTAGAAACATTAATATCGAATTCCTTAAAAAACGTAAAGTTGCTTATATTATTTCTGCAGTAGCAATAGTAGTAAGTTTAGGGTCTTTATTTACTAATGGTTTAGATCAAGGTATTGATTTTGTAGGAGGACGTACTACTCAAGTTCGTTTTGCTGAGCCAGTAAGTGCAGTTGAGATAGAAGGACTTTTATCAGCACAAGATGTGTTTGGAAGTGCTACTGTAAAAACTGTTGGAGATGATAATAACTTAAAAATTTCGACTAAATATAAAATTAACGAAACGGCTAACGAAGTAGACGAGGAAGTAAGACTTAAAATTTATAACACCTTACAACCTTATTTAAAAGGCGTGTCTTTTGAAGCGTTTAAAGACCTGTCAAATGCAGATAAGCAAGTTGGTATTATGGATCAGTATAAAGTAAGTCCTTCTATTGCAGATGATATTAAGCAAGCTTCTTTTTGGGCTGTATTAGGATCATTAATAGTTGTTTTCTTATATATCTTATTCCGTTTTAAAAGATGGCAGTTCTCACTTGGTGCAGTAGCAGCAGTATTCCACGATGTTATTATCGTATTAGGAGTATTCTCTTTAACATACAAGTTTATGCCATTCTCAATGGAAATTGATCAAGCATTTATAGCAGCAATACTTACGGTAATTGGGTACTCATTAAATGATACGGTGGTAGTATTTGATAGAATTCGTGAATTTTTCAATGAGCACACAGAGTGGCCATTTGCTAAAGTTATTGATAGTTCATTAAGTAGTACCTTAAGTCGTACGTTAAATACGTCTTTAACAACATTAGTGGTGTTATTAGCAATCTTTATTTTTGGAGGAGACTCCATTAGAGGGTTTATGTTTGCCTTAATCATTGGTGTAGTTGTAGGTACATACTCATCATTATTTATTGCAACACCTGTCATGTATGACTTTGTTAAAAAAGGAAATGCAGCAGACGCATTAAAAAAGAAAGAAGTAGTCGTTGACGAAACAGTAGTGAAGTAG
- a CDS encoding DUF4412 domain-containing protein, whose translation MKKLVFLLVAAYSLSMVAQDQLTEGVIITKTTMSSDNEQAQASFDMMGDVLTTTYFKDKNSRGELNNPMSGKVITINNDKENKMLVLMDNPMLGKKYVLTDTTEAKELAKDVVVTEGEEVKTVLGYECKQYIVKMSQNGSDVEMVMFTTEAIPVASQQTSGLGDKLKGFPLHMTMKVNQMGMDMVIVSEVTEIKKETVSEDKFEVAVPEGYDKMEGQ comes from the coding sequence ATGAAAAAATTAGTATTTTTATTAGTAGCAGCTTATAGTTTATCTATGGTTGCGCAAGATCAATTAACAGAAGGGGTTATAATTACCAAAACAACAATGTCTAGTGATAACGAACAAGCGCAAGCTAGTTTTGATATGATGGGAGATGTGCTAACAACAACTTACTTTAAAGATAAAAACTCAAGAGGAGAGTTAAATAATCCAATGTCTGGTAAGGTTATTACAATTAATAATGATAAAGAAAATAAAATGTTAGTGTTAATGGATAACCCAATGTTGGGAAAAAAATATGTGTTAACAGATACGACTGAAGCTAAAGAATTAGCTAAAGACGTTGTTGTTACAGAAGGAGAAGAAGTTAAAACAGTTTTGGGGTACGAGTGTAAACAATATATCGTTAAAATGTCGCAAAACGGATCTGATGTAGAAATGGTTATGTTTACTACAGAGGCTATTCCTGTGGCATCACAACAAACGTCTGGTTTAGGAGATAAATTAAAAGGTTTTCCATTACATATGACAATGAAAGTAAACCAAATGGGGATGGATATGGTTATCGTGTCTGAAGTAACTGAAATTAAAAAAGAAACGGTTTCTGAAGATAAGTTTGAGGTTGCTGTTCCGGAAGGATATGACAAAATGGAAGGACAATAG
- the folE gene encoding GTP cyclohydrolase I FolE codes for MKIENNIDENDAIGENHIGTNHDTPLRADAFDLSDADKIESIKKDVTKILETLGLDLTDDSLKGTPNRVAKMFVNEIFGGLHPDKKPKASTFDNKYQYGEMLVEKNITVYSTCEHHLLPIVGRAHVAYISNGTVVGLSKMNRIVDYYAKRPQVQERLTIQIVKELQKALGTDDVACIIDAKHLCVNSRGIRDIESSTVTSEFGGQFKKESTRREFLEYIKLETKF; via the coding sequence ATGAAGATTGAAAACAATATAGACGAAAATGATGCTATTGGCGAAAACCATATTGGCACAAATCACGACACACCTTTAAGAGCCGATGCTTTTGACCTATCAGACGCAGATAAAATTGAGAGTATCAAAAAAGACGTCACTAAAATATTAGAGACTTTAGGTTTAGACTTAACGGACGACAGCCTAAAAGGCACACCTAACCGAGTTGCTAAAATGTTTGTTAACGAGATTTTTGGAGGCTTACACCCAGACAAAAAGCCAAAAGCCTCGACTTTTGATAACAAATATCAATACGGAGAAATGCTTGTAGAAAAAAACATAACTGTTTACTCGACTTGCGAACATCATTTATTACCAATAGTAGGACGTGCACACGTCGCTTACATCTCTAACGGAACTGTTGTTGGATTGTCTAAAATGAATCGTATTGTAGATTATTACGCAAAACGTCCACAAGTACAAGAGCGTTTGACCATACAAATAGTTAAAGAACTTCAAAAAGCTTTAGGCACGGATGATGTTGCTTGTATTATAGACGCTAAGCATTTATGTGTTAACTCTAGAGGGATTAGAGATATTGAAAGTAGCACAGTCACTTCAGAATTTGGAGGGCAATTTAAAAAAGAATCTACTAGACGCGAATTCTTAGAATATATTAAACTAGAGACCAAATTTTAG
- a CDS encoding DUF192 domain-containing protein: protein MKLYFKSSTLLLICALTLGFTSCKEDKAIEPVKIDFKKEGELTLFKGDTDTIVKVFNIEVAKTDYEIQTGLMYRDSMKDDQGMLFVFPEVRQRSFYMKNTRIPLDLIFFDHNKRVVSFQENAKPMDETGLPSNTPAQFVLELNAGMAQKLLLDVGDKMDYFEYLLEK from the coding sequence ATGAAACTATACTTTAAATCCTCTACCCTACTTTTAATTTGCGCTTTGACTCTTGGTTTTACCTCGTGTAAGGAAGACAAAGCAATTGAACCTGTAAAGATTGACTTTAAAAAAGAAGGTGAGCTAACACTTTTTAAAGGCGATACAGACACTATTGTAAAAGTGTTTAATATTGAGGTTGCCAAAACTGATTACGAGATACAAACCGGTTTGATGTATCGCGATAGTATGAAAGACGATCAAGGAATGCTATTTGTTTTCCCTGAAGTAAGACAACGCTCATTTTACATGAAAAATACGCGTATCCCTTTAGACCTTATCTTTTTTGACCATAACAAACGTGTCGTTAGTTTTCAGGAAAACGCAAAACCTATGGACGAAACTGGTTTACCTTCAAATACACCTGCGCAATTTGTTTTAGAACTTAATGCAGGAATGGCACAAAAGCTATTACTTGATGTTGGCGATAAAATGGATTATTTTGAGTACCTCTTAGAAAAATAA
- the lgt gene encoding prolipoprotein diacylglyceryl transferase: MYILKFDWNPLTGIDIIGNFKIHFYSLMWIAAFVIGHAIMKYIFKREKIKLEFLDPLFIYTVLATMLGARLGHVIFYQPELFSQDFFSVFLPFKFNGGFEFQGFQGLASHGAAIGIIIGMFLYRKKYNYKSLMWILDRIVIPVASGAIFIRLGNFINSEIIGKVTDSDFGVRFVQNFYNKYEIVQKTGIKDVKKAYASITDNPNMAPLLEAVPFRHPAQLYESFCYIFVFLILWFIYTKTTKRDQTGFLFGLFLILLWSVRFFVEYVKEPQGDEFINWFGLNTGQWLSVPFILIGLYFMFVFKPKTTV; encoded by the coding sequence ATGTACATACTTAAATTCGATTGGAATCCGTTAACAGGAATCGATATTATAGGAAATTTTAAAATACATTTTTATAGCTTAATGTGGATTGCCGCATTTGTTATAGGACATGCTATAATGAAATATATTTTTAAACGTGAAAAAATAAAGTTAGAATTTTTAGATCCTTTATTTATATACACCGTCCTTGCTACCATGCTTGGTGCACGTTTAGGACATGTTATATTTTATCAACCTGAATTATTTTCGCAAGACTTTTTTAGTGTCTTTCTACCGTTTAAATTTAACGGTGGTTTCGAGTTTCAAGGCTTTCAAGGCCTAGCAAGTCATGGTGCAGCCATTGGTATTATTATCGGTATGTTTTTATACCGTAAAAAATACAATTACAAATCATTAATGTGGATTTTAGACCGTATTGTTATCCCTGTAGCTTCGGGTGCCATATTTATTAGATTGGGTAATTTTATTAATTCTGAAATCATTGGAAAGGTAACGGACTCTGACTTTGGTGTTAGGTTTGTACAAAACTTTTATAACAAATATGAGATTGTACAAAAAACAGGAATTAAAGACGTTAAAAAAGCCTATGCTTCTATAACTGACAATCCAAACATGGCGCCATTACTAGAAGCAGTACCTTTTAGACATCCTGCACAATTATACGAATCGTTTTGCTACATTTTTGTATTTTTAATACTATGGTTTATTTATACTAAAACAACTAAAAGAGATCAAACCGGATTTTTATTCGGGTTATTTTTAATATTACTTTGGAGTGTTCGATTTTTTGTCGAGTATGTTAAAGAACCACAAGGTGATGAATTTATCAATTGGTTTGGCCTTAACACGGGACAATGGTTAAGTGTTCCATTTATTTTAATTGGTCTTTATTTTATGTTTGTTTTTAAACCTAAAACTACTGTCTAA